The following is a genomic window from Carassius gibelio isolate Cgi1373 ecotype wild population from Czech Republic chromosome B20, carGib1.2-hapl.c, whole genome shotgun sequence.
AGTCAAGTAACTTTTATTTACATAGGATAAGAGGTTTCCATTTCAAGCACAGACAGTACTGAAATACTGATTACTGTATGTACACGCATTAAATTTTCGGCTGTGTTTCTTTTTTACAATTTGTACCAATTATAAGCTTTTGGCTAGAGATCAGCGGGTGTTATTGTTGGTATGCGTATCTCAACTAGTTGCATGGGAGCATTGCAGTGTGTTCACATGCAGACAGCAAAAATTCCTCTGATAAGTATGAATTGAAACATCCCAAAGCCTTGCATTGTTGAGAACTATTAGTGTTGCCCTGGGGTTGCTGTGGAAACTGCTGCGAGTTCTTTAGGGTTCAGTAGGAGGGACAGAAAAAAGTGCTGCTCAATAAACTCAAGAGCATCTGTGGTATGTGAATGCAGATAGCAGAATATGCCAATTGCATGTTTGTGTATTATAGATATAGTAGATAAATATAAAGTATACATAGTTACAATTAAGTTAATGGTTGCAttgacaagataaaaaaaaatattttgatctgGAAGCATTTGTGTTGATATATTATTGCAACTTGCTGAATCAAAGCTTGAATCTATTTCTCAAACCTTTTTGGACATTAAGTTAGAAAAAGTAATATGTTGTAATCTATATAATTTCACATTATCATTAAAATGATAACACAATttacataattataaataatgtccttttaaaccaaaaaaaaattctttgaaaaacacatttgacAGGTGTTTTCTACCTTTAACAagagtttttatttcattttgaaggcaaacttttctttaaaatgaaaccaaatggaATGTTTTACAGAAGAGCATTTTTAATGCTAGAATTTAATTATCTTTGATAATGTGACATGATCTATATAAAAAACTCaatgaattattttaacatttggtagtaataataaaagtcactgtaagttatattttattctcATAGTGGCTGCTTTCCATTTAGCTTACCCAATCAGATTtggtatcacaggaataaattacatgaattaatataatgttaaaataaaaaaatagcttgtAAGAATACTtcccaatatttctatttttactttttttattattattattattttaagcaacccttcttttaaaaaaaaatcttactaaccccaaacttttgaacaacagtATAAATGTTTAACAAATTAAACTCATATTATATTTGAGAGTAATAAAGGAATCGAGAATCACTAAAAAAATGCACTCTTCTCGTCTGGAGATCACTATTATAACTACTTAACTTACTATTCCTATAAGTCTAAGCATCACTTTAAATCCAAATTAAATTGATCACTGACCCATTTACAGTAAAGCTGCTCCTTAACCTGGTCAGTAAGTGCTGGGTCAGCGTGCTCTCCACCCCTGAGCCCACAGTTAAGCACTGGGCTACTGGGTAGGAGTGCCAGCCAAGCACTGCGTATGTGGCTAATTGGTCAGGTCAGATATCTCACGGTCGGACGGGCATCAAGCAGGGGCACCACTGGGCACCAACCTATCCAGATGCCTTGACATACTTCACACGCAGAGATCCCCTCTACATACACCCCCTgcccaacacacaaacacactcatattCTACCCAGAACATATGGCCCGATCCTCCACACAGCctcagcttttttattattaagagcACAGTGGTCACTTCTCCATCATTGTTACTTCGGCTGATAGACTCAAAATGTGAGTATTCATTATGGGGTTTGGCGAAATCAGagcttttttattgaaaatgtaaactttttgtCAGATACGATACATTAGCCATTTAAATTAAACTTGAGAACTTTAGATGGTGATCAGAACTCAAATAGTGTCCATAACTGCACTCGTTTGTATTTTCCGGGTCATTGCGCTGTGTCacttcacacacttttttttttaatatggagGTGAGAATGTGCatatgagtgtgtgaatgagaatCAGAGTGAGTTTTGGGGGTAGTAGGGGGTCCATGCACCGTGTCGGTGTGGCCATATGCTGTCCCCAGCTTGCCGTTGCCACACCGATGGGTCCTGCTAATTTAACACATCTTGACAGCGTGTCAGTAGTGCTGTCCTCCTGATCtaatggtgtgtgtttgtgtgtgaaagccTCCTCGCATTCCATGGCCCACCGCGACCCTTCCTCCTGCAGTCACCTTGTCTTTCAGGAGTTCTGTGCCAAGTTCCCCAATACACACAGTTTCTATCTCACTCAAAAAACACCAACACTCATAAAATGggctatataaaaatattgtttgtgtAAACAGGTATACAATTATGTGCTAACAGAATAGTGCATGTGTAATTTTAAACTGCATGCTGATGTAATGCATtgcaaaattaaattaatcagcCTTCCATATCCAAACTTTAGAGTTAAATAAACAACACTACCATATAaacaggaatttaaaaaaaaatctaaagttatTTACTGCATCATTACTAGACAGTGGCTAGATATGTGAACTGAAACCTTAACAATAAAATTTTACTGGCTTTATCTACAATGTATCCACTGAAATATTTACATATTGATTATTTCTGTCATTAAgtcattaaaatgttctttcGAGAATAATGTAAGTGATTGTTGCAGTGcttaaataaagtataataaattaattttttctcTTATTTCAAAATAGGTCTGTCAACTCAATTTCGTTGAGAAATAAAACTGATAGGCTATAGGTTATTCATTGTAAGCTCTAAATGTTaacaaagggggaaaaaaatccagCGCACTCACAaatgcatttctaaaaaaaattcaagCAGTCAATTATATACACAGAGAAAGTCGAACATATTTCTCGCAATAATCTCGTCCCATTTTTCTTTCTTAAgcattcagtttatttatatatatatatatatatataagcgaagacagaaacaaatatttgaaaatagcaaagcaatgaataaataaataaaaacaacaataaagaaATTAAGTTAATATGAAGACCTAGCCAAGTTTAGTTTCATCTCACTAGAAGAAGCTTATAATTACCTTGGACTCACGTCACACTTTCCCGCGTTGAACTTCTAATAGTAATTAAGTTTGAATTAAACGAAATCATTGTTGAGACAAACAGTAATAATAAGAGTCTTACTTCTGGTAGTCTCGCTTGCAGTAGAGTGTCTTGTTGCGAAGGAAGCAGGTGTCTTTCAGAGGCTCGCGACATGATGCGCAGTGCAGGCAGCGCTCGTGCCACAGTCCGTCCTGCACGCGGAGCAGGTACCTGTCCCGGATGAGCTCATTACAGCCTTCACACACGCTCTTTCTCCACGTCTGCAAAAAAGGCACATTTATAGTGCGActgtatttaaacaaaaatattaattcttaAGTGTAATTTACAAAATTGTATATTGTTTTAGCTGCCATCCTTTTAAAATTATACTATCCCAAGAAGAtgtgaaagtaaaataaattaaagttgaatgtaatttaaaattagaaaaataggctaaatattgaaaaaaaaaaaaacttcatccaCGAGCATTACAAAATGAAAACTATAAGCACCATCAGAAATACAGAACAAATGAGATTTCgagtttcattaaaatatttacttcTAAAATTATTCAGGCAAACATAAAACGACTTGCGACATCAAAATAACAGTCAGTGCGCATAGCATTATTTACTGTCACATGTCAGCAGATTTATCAAGACCAGTAACTATGGCCTTCTATTATACTGTACATGACAAAACTTTACCAAAACTTTAAAAAATGCGATAGGATTAGACATACATCCACCTACCATTGATGAGAAAATATCCTTTTGTCGCTCCGAGTAACTTTCGACAGATGCTTAAGTTGTAAAAGCACACAAAAGCTCCATATGAAAATAAACCTGTGCgtcatttactctctctctctctctctctctctctctcacacacacacacacacacacacacttaaacctCTCTCCTCCCATCAGGTACAAAGTATACagcccccttttttttttacaacttgtgATGAACTCTAAAAAATTAAtaagataagataaaaaaaaacaaaaaaaaaacatgaattttgaaCAATAATGCCCTGTTTGGGTTTAAGAGACCCCAAGGCAATTTcagttgctaaaaaaaactcTTACTGATTAAACAGTgattacaattattattgtttttatacaatatattatagataAACTATAGATAAAGACGGTTCAAACATGCCCTAAAAAAGTTACATTAATTCTGCTTGGGGTCCATAGAAAtgtgcataattaaaaaaaaaaaacatttaacagatTCACAATGGGGTGCAATGCTGCTTATTGTATACTTAGATTTATTGCATTTTCCACAATTTCTTCTGCATGCTGGATAGCCATTCTGAAATGTAGTATATGACAAAAAAATGGGGTTAAGCTTATATAATAACTTTCCGGCTATACTGTTTTTGCTAAgtcaaataaacatattaaaatagtcTGAAAAAGAGGGTTATTTCTAAATGAATATGGTTTTTACATGCGCATCATTTGGTTCTCTGTGATACAACCCAAACAGACAACCAGTAAAGAAAATCTTAAACATTTGTTTGGAGTTCATATTATGGTGTCATGACCAGAACCGACCATATAGCCTGCAACGATCACAGATTACATAAAGATTATATCATTTGAAATGgtcttattttttaagtttagaaaatatatttagaaaagattttaagatataaaaaaaatggggggaaaaaatcgtATACTCTACTTTCCCACATGACAGTTCAAACTGGTTTTAGGTTCAGATCCCTTTCCGCGCTGGAAATGAGAAAGCCACCACAGCCACACGATGTTTTGATTCGTAAAGTGGCGCCATCTAGCGGACGGAACACACTGCGCCAGATAAGGTAtatgatgcagtgttttgctaaAATCTCATTTATTTGAGATTGAGATATTTAAAATTGGACAACACCACATCTCAAACAATGGCCTGCTCTTTAAAGGCTTTTGGTTCTACCGGGAAAAAAAGTTGGATGCTCCAGTAAAATAAGGACAGACAATAATGCCTCATTATCTTttactcaaaaacaaaacaaaacaacaacaacaaaacacacacacacacacacacaaaagaaaaggacatcatatttaaatatttatttgaacagaatTCTAAATTTAGTTTTAGAAATTACTGTTTGGGTAGATAAAAATTccttgaataaaatataatttctttattgCATTGCCACAACGAATACCTGACATTAGCTATTTACAGAAACAATTCTTCTAAAAACCTTACAATACCTGACATTAGCTATTTACAGAAACATTTCTTCTCGAAACCATACCAGTAAACTTAATTTCATCTGTATATTTTGAGACGTgctcatattttttaaaaagaataataatttgtgCTTGGTATAAAATATGCAGTGTACTGCAATATCTTCAATCAAGTTGGTTATTATATTAGCTACATAagaatatgtacaaaaaaaatggTCTGTTGGAACTTGTGTCACGTGATCTGATGGGGTGCTTCCAGCATCTCCATTAGGAAAGTGTCTATGGGTGTGTCTCCAATCAGCTTGAAGAAAAATAGGTGCTCCAAACACTTGAGTCCGATGGATCGGAGGGCAGGAAGACGCAACAAAAGTTTAGCAAACCTGTAAACCAGGCAGGGAGGAAGACATAGAGTGAAAAAGAGTATGTGCAACAGATATGATCAGTATTTACTGAACAAACATGTATATGACTTTACCTGCCAGGCTGGTCAGGGTATTTCTGTTTAGTGTAGGTCTCCAGTGAGGCGTAAACTTTCTCCCTCAGTGCCTCTACCTCCGCTGGGTTAGACAAGCCTTTGGCGTCTACGAGAAGAGACAATCTGCATGATTAACTATACACTCTATCAAAACATCTTACACGTCTTTACATCAAATATATTAATGTTCCTATTCACTGTAATTACATTTTGCAGTGTATAAAggcatacaaaaaaaattacagtatttttttgtgtttcacgaaagaaagaaaatgtccgtaatgacagaattacattttttgggTAAAACATGTCTCTTAatctattattataatataaaacatattatataacatgtatgtgtgtgtgtgtgggggggggggggggggggggttgcaatgtaatgtaaataatggcataatttaaaataactttgtttATCAGTGCTGTAGACAAGTGTATAGAAATGGCAATGAGCGACACACCAGGGTTGAAGAGGACAATGGTTCTAAGGCAGCCTAGTTCTGTCTTATCCATCTGCATATCCTTCATTTTAGATACCAGCTCTGTCAATACCCTGCCACACAAGCACACAAAGCTTTCATTAGTTGTAATTCAAATAAAGATGCATATTTTATGATCATtctctaaacaaacaaaaatgttgaaGGTGGAAATAGTCACCTGTTAAAAATGGAGCCGACACCTGCACTGTGAGCACTGCTCCTGTGGACATGGAGGCCTGTGCCCAGCAAGATGCCATCTTTAACTGTGATTGAGCGATGAGAGAATGAAGCAATGAGGAGTTCATTCCATCCTGTAAGAAAAAAGATtgcatgaagaaaataaatgacaCGAATAGCAGGAAGAAAACATCATTAGCAAGGCTTTGTGATGCATTATGGTGGCTACTTCATGAATGCGTGTGAAGTGTttgaccagcagagggcagcatTCCCACTTACACAACCAACACAGTTCTGTCTGACCCTTTGACCTACAGTTATTAtagacaaaactaaaaaaaataataataaaaattgcttGAAATTaagttgaaatgaaataaaacgtTGATATTAGATGAAACCCTTCATcttgaaatactttttaaataataactgcTACCTTGGAAGCTAACTGAAAAAAAGACCTTTAGGTTCAAGACAAATATTAAAAGTActaaaacatcaataaaaataaaaagttttacagatttttttttttttttttttttacaaataataaaagataaaagatgacagaagcaaattaattactaaaactcaaaactaaaatgaaaatgaaaagcatttgaaaaatgaaaaatttaaaatgctgataaatacaacaatagtacataaataatacaaacacaCCAACATTGCATGTTCATTAAAGAACATGTATCattaaaatgtatcatattttGTGTCAATTCCCTCGTTTTTCCAGATCCTACAACCTTGACGGAAAGTCCAAATGAAGTGCTAATCAAAAACAGCTCTTATAGGGgcaacagaagaaacaaagtGTAGTCATAGAGTTCTTGTTTGTTAATAGCAacttatatatatctatatgttttatacatgtgtATGAGTGTCACATACCTGCTCGAAGCAAAATAACCTGATCATCCAAAGGCAGATCAGAGAAATGAGGTATCCTCTTGGCCCACTCCACCAGAGTAAACAGTTGTTTGTCAGCTGCATGGCAGATATTAGTGACTGGGTCATTAGTCTGAAGGAGGAGACCAGATGAAAACGAAGCAGAGAGAAAAAGAGTATTTGAGTTGTTACTTTCTCAAAGAATGCTTAAGCCATACATGTATGTACTGTGCAAATTgtacatgaataaatataaacatcTTTGTCTTACTGAGTTGACTGGACTGTTCTCTGTGTATGTCTCAGTCTTAGGTTCTACTGCGAGTTCTGCATCCAGAATCTTATCCACAGGCATGTCTTCATTAAAGCTGCTGGTTGATTCCACCTCATTATCACCTTTCTCCTTCCCACGCTGCCTCTCTTCCTGGACTGCTGTGATGTCCAGCAGAGCAAGGAAAGGAGTACATTATAAATCATTGTAATTACCGGTAATGATTATGACATCGAAAGTAATTTAAGAAATCtccaatttttttaaacttttatctGTAATAATAGATATTGTacttttttgatattttatttgagatATTATAAGAtaacaaatgtacaaaataatgtattcaatataatgtaagaatatatagaaatatgatataatatacataacatttagtcatttaacagatgctttaatccaaagcgatttacaaatgaggacaatgaaaAGCAATCAAATcaacaaaaaagcaatgatatggaagtgctataacaagtgtcagttagcttaacacagtggCCTACACGTAGcaagttttttattatataaaaacaaatggattgaatacaaaaagattagaaaaacaggtgttttttgttttgtttttaaagctgtaAATGAATAGAGTACAAGACTAAAGAGgacgttttttttaaagaatacaatTAGAaaagagagtgctagagttagagggtcaaataaaaaaaaaatagaagagatgtgtttttagacgATTCTTGGGGATGGCTAAGGACTCtttggattgagttgggcaggtcatttcaccaggagggaacatttaatttaaaagtctgtgaaagtgattttgtgcctctttgggatggcagaATAAAGCAATGTTCACttgaggcacataagtctgaagtaatgaaatTAGGTGAAGGGGTGCAGAGTCAGTggggttttgtaggcaaacattaatgcctttaattttatgaagaaaaaaataaaataaaataataataatatatatacatatatatgtatgtactaatatttatgttatttagcATAATGTTAAAGTATGTTATTAATGTGTAGAAAATAAAATCTATTCTGACCACAAAGGCTGcaaaaagcacaaaacaagacaaaacactaaactgaaaaaaaaaaaaaaaaacaccaaacagaaacaaaacaatataaataaataaataaaataaaacaaaatgtaaaagcaattgaaaaaacattgatttaTGCACAGAAAACCTACAAATACAAACCTTCCCGCTTCATGCCCATGGCCAGGCACTTCTGGTAGCGGCAATATTGGCAGCGATTGCGCTGGCGTTTGTCTATCAGGCACTCTTTGCTGTCTCGACACGTGTAGGTCAGGTCTTTTCTGATGGTCCTCTTAAAGAAGCCTTTGCAACCTTCACAGCTGTAAACACCATAGTGCTTTCCTGCAAACACAACCATGCTGAACCTCAGAAGGGATAGAGATGCATCTTGCATTAACTtccaaaccaaaacaaaatgcaACACCTAAACGATCCCTGTGTTGTACCTGAAGATCGGTCCCCACAAATGGCACAGATGTGTTTGGAGAGCGATCCAGGGCTGCTGCACTGATAGCTGCTCATGTTGCTCAGCGGAGCCAATCCTGGTGGAGGCTTGATGTCTTCTGAGCTTGTCACATTTAAACAGTTCATCTGTCAGACAGGAAGAGAAGTGAAGAGAGACAGAAGCAGCTTATATAGTGTAATCAGGAAAAGACTTTATGTCACAATACAGCAGCAGACTGTTTGTGTCCCTTCAgcacagcagacacacacacacacacacacacacacacacacacacacacaaacaaaccacaAAAACCCAAGAAAACACTCACAAATGCACCAAAACAGACTCCACCCTTGCAAAGCCATTACACAAGTAGCTGTGAGAGCGCTGATATAACATTTCAAAGGGGAGGGGAGATTTGTGTCCTCTCCCTCTCAGGAGAATTCACTATTTTTCCATCACATGTTGCTTTCTGCACTGCAGCATTGAGCCTGTAGGTGGCAGTACATGGCCATACCACAGGCATACAGAAAGAAAGACTAATCAGGAATAGGATTCAGTGAGCCTTATTTTCAGTGAATTACTGGCATAAATGTTTGTCgatttatgtatttgtatatggCTGCTCCTTttgtggggtaaaaaaaaaattaacttactTTTCACACTGTTTTTCCACCATATAAATGATGGTTACAGTGTTTTGTTAAAACTTACAAACTAAAACTTTGAAAAagttactaattaaaaaaataaaaatgaaaaaaagttaaaacttgcttactgaaataaagctgaaaaaagaaTGCAGACAGTACAAATATTACATGGAAAACTTTAaacctaaatgaaaataagaaatgttgagtTGGTAACTAACGAAAAcaagttgaaatactaaaatgactcagaaataaataaatataataaaatgacaaaagcacatcaaaatatactttaaaataaaaactgaaaaaagctaattcaaaatattaaatactgtaatagtaaacaagcatatacattttatattaaataatggttttgatAACATTCTTTGACAGAAATGATACTGAtggaaattacatttgaaatattgtaTAAATTTATTTCACTTTCACACAAATTTCAAAGTTAAAAGCCTATGAACTCTAAACACTTTTCAAAATTAAACTTTCTCACTTTTGTATAACTTGACAAAATTACAGCTTGgttggataataataatacaacaaaacTGTCTGAAATTATTTGGTTTTTCTCTTTACCTTCTGCTGTAACAAGTAAAAACCCATTTTCACtcaataaatgtgattttttttcactctttGATCAAGTGTTTTATAAAGACTAatacaacttaattttattttgaggaCATTTTGCCTTTATTTTGGTAAGATTGAAATCCACCtggggcaaaaaaaaagaaacacccaTGTGAAGGATTTCAGAATAAAAATCACCATGCACACACAATTAATGCCACATGCTACCAGCATTACAGGATTCTacacacattttcttttaatttcaatATCATTTCAAGTACATTTAGACCCTGTATGTCTATCATGATTTataacacacactcacttacgtATCCCATATACTGTAAGTTCATAGTTATTGATGTCCTTTCATTGGACTAAAAGCCTGTAACGTTTGTATAAGTCAATGGCTTTCTCTGGCCTCCAGGGACAAATGAGACGCACATCCAGACGCACATAAGCTGACCTCTTTTAACACCAGGGCAtccatacactctcagaaaatgaAGGGACAAAGCTGTCACTGGATCTGCACCTTAAAGTACAAAAGCTAAAAGGTACATCTTTGTAGCTCACGTGTCTCTAAATGGTACATATAGGGTATTACTGCCAAGAGGcaaattttaatttatgaaagagggtaacatttcagttttttcaggACAGATCTTATTGTCTTTGGTTGGTGTCAGTCTGCGAGAGTTCAGAATTATAAGCGTCTTACACATGGGCAGAAATCCTGGGAGGGTCGATGGGGACATTACCCTAAAAATATGAGTCtgtgtattatactttaaataattgaaatactgtaaaaaaaaaaaaatgcttgatgAAAAGGGTTGCcagggttttttgttttttacaacaaAACCCTCCCAATTGCTACCCAAAATTAGCCCAAACTAACCGTGTTTCGAGGGGGAACGGTCTCCCTGCTGCACTAATAGTAGTAAGGATTTCATCTGTGTATACATATCCTTACACGTACAATTTAAGATGTATTATTTGTGTCCCTTTCAAAAATCGCTTTTATGTTTATTGTGCCCCCTCAACTGTTATACAAAATTCACGCCCCTAGTCTTACCTGTGGGCTGCTGAGGGTGTTAAAGCCCATACTGGGAGTAGAGGGCAAGGAAATTGATGGTGAACCCAGAGAAGGGCAGATGACCGAGTAGGGTGAGGCTAGGCCATTCATGGATGAGGCCAGGGTG
Proteins encoded in this region:
- the rxrgb gene encoding retinoic acid receptor RXR-gamma-B isoform X4, which encodes MNCLNVTSSEDIKPPPGLAPLSNMSSYQCSSPGSLSKHICAICGDRSSGKHYGVYSCEGCKGFFKRTIRKDLTYTCRDSKECLIDKRQRNRCQYCRYQKCLAMGMKREAVQEERQRGKEKGDNEVESTSSFNEDMPVDKILDAELAVEPKTETYTENSPVNSTNDPVTNICHAADKQLFTLVEWAKRIPHFSDLPLDDQVILLRAGWNELLIASFSHRSITVKDGILLGTGLHVHRSSAHSAGVGSIFNRVLTELVSKMKDMQMDKTELGCLRTIVLFNPDAKGLSNPAEVEALREKVYASLETYTKQKYPDQPGRFAKLLLRLPALRSIGLKCLEHLFFFKLIGDTPIDTFLMEMLEAPHQIT
- the rxrgb gene encoding retinoic acid receptor RXR-gamma-B isoform X2, producing MWHPAALPLQGQSHDREGGHYSHYTSALNSPHSQPPPLSPMVGHPSVISSSRPLQSPMNTLASSMNGLASPYSVICPSLGSPSISLPSTPSMGFNTLSSPQMNCLNVTSSEDIKPPPGLAPLSNMSSYQCSSPGSLSKHICAICGDRSSGKHYGVYSCEGCKGFFKRTIRKDLTYTCRDSKECLIDKRQRNRCQYCRYQKCLAMGMKREVQEERQRGKEKGDNEVESTSSFNEDMPVDKILDAELAVEPKTETYTENSPVNSTNDPVTNICHAADKQLFTLVEWAKRIPHFSDLPLDDQVILLRAGWNELLIASFSHRSITVKDGILLGTGLHVHRSSAHSAGVGSIFNRVLTELVSKMKDMQMDKTELGCLRTIVLFNPDAKGLSNPAEVEALREKVYASLETYTKQKYPDQPGRFAKLLLRLPALRSIGLKCLEHLFFFKLIGDTPIDTFLMEMLEAPHQIT
- the rxrgb gene encoding retinoic acid receptor RXR-gamma-B isoform X3, yielding MDTHDTYLHLHTSALNSPHSQPPPLSPMVGHPSVISSSRPLQSPMNTLASSMNGLASPYSVICPSLGSPSISLPSTPSMGFNTLSSPQMNCLNVTSSEDIKPPPGLAPLSNMSSYQCSSPGSLSKHICAICGDRSSGKHYGVYSCEGCKGFFKRTIRKDLTYTCRDSKECLIDKRQRNRCQYCRYQKCLAMGMKREAVQEERQRGKEKGDNEVESTSSFNEDMPVDKILDAELAVEPKTETYTENSPVNSTNDPVTNICHAADKQLFTLVEWAKRIPHFSDLPLDDQVILLRAGWNELLIASFSHRSITVKDGILLGTGLHVHRSSAHSAGVGSIFNRVLTELVSKMKDMQMDKTELGCLRTIVLFNPDAKGLSNPAEVEALREKVYASLETYTKQKYPDQPGRFAKLLLRLPALRSIGLKCLEHLFFFKLIGDTPIDTFLMEMLEAPHQIT
- the rxrgb gene encoding retinoic acid receptor RXR-gamma-B isoform X1; amino-acid sequence: MWHPAALPLQGQSHDREGGHYSHYTSALNSPHSQPPPLSPMVGHPSVISSSRPLQSPMNTLASSMNGLASPYSVICPSLGSPSISLPSTPSMGFNTLSSPQMNCLNVTSSEDIKPPPGLAPLSNMSSYQCSSPGSLSKHICAICGDRSSGKHYGVYSCEGCKGFFKRTIRKDLTYTCRDSKECLIDKRQRNRCQYCRYQKCLAMGMKREAVQEERQRGKEKGDNEVESTSSFNEDMPVDKILDAELAVEPKTETYTENSPVNSTNDPVTNICHAADKQLFTLVEWAKRIPHFSDLPLDDQVILLRAGWNELLIASFSHRSITVKDGILLGTGLHVHRSSAHSAGVGSIFNRVLTELVSKMKDMQMDKTELGCLRTIVLFNPDAKGLSNPAEVEALREKVYASLETYTKQKYPDQPGRFAKLLLRLPALRSIGLKCLEHLFFFKLIGDTPIDTFLMEMLEAPHQIT